Below is a genomic region from Acidobacteriota bacterium.
CGGCTGGCGGAGAGGGTGGGATTCGAACCCACGGTAGGGGGATTACCCCTACAACGGTTTAGCAAACCGTCCTCTTAAGCCACTCGAGCACCTCTCCGCAGGCGCCGGGATTATGGCGAAGCGGGTTGGGGCGAGCAAGCGGCGCCGCCCATCCGCGCCGGCTGTCCCGTGCTCTGGAGCACCGCCCGCCAGAGGAGGCCGCCGGGGTCGATCCGCTTTCGCAGCCGGGTGACGAGGCGGATCGGAACGTGGACCTGCCGGCCGTGCACGCGCCCGACGAGCATCTCCGTCTTGCCGGCCATCGCGGCGTGCACCGCGTTCTGGCCGAGCTGCTGCGCGTAGATCGCGTCGAAGGCCACGGCGGGCGCCGACCGGATGGTGTATCCGGGATCGATGTACTTGAGCGTCAGGGGAAGCCCCGCGGCGCGGAAATGCTCGCGGATACGGCGGCACAGATACCCGCCGATGTCGGCCAGGCGCGGATTCCCCGAGGCGTCGCAGCCGAGGCGGCGCCGCTCCTCGGCGAGCAGGTCCTGCCCCGCGCCCTCGGCCACCACCACCACGGCATGCCGCCGCTCCGCCACGCGCCGCTCCAGGTGAGCGAGAAAGCCGTCGGGGCCGTCGAGGCCGAACGGCACCTCCGGCACGAGGACGAAGTTCGCCTCCCCGGAGGCCAGCGCCGCATGAGCGGCGATGAAGCCCGCCTCCCGCCCCATCAGGCGGACCACCCCGACGCCGTTGTAGGCCCCTTCCGCCTCGGCGTGGGCGGCGTCGACCGCGTGCCGGGCGACGGAGATCGCGGTCGTGAAGCCGAAGGTCCGGTCGACGAGCGGAATGTCGTTGTCGATCGTCTTGGGGATGCCGATGACGGCGAGGTTGAGCCCGCGCCGCCGCGCCGCTTCGGAGATCGCCAGCGCCGCGCGCTGCGTACCGTCGCCGCCGACCATGTACAGCTGATCGATCGAGCGCCGCTCGATCACCTCGGCGATCCGCTCCGGCGGGGGGGTGCCCCGGGACGAGCCGAGAAACGAGCCGCCCTGGTGGTGAATCGTCCGCACGACCTCGGGGGTCAGGCGCAGGGGCGGCGCGTCTCCCGTGGCGAAGCCGCGCAGGCCGTAGCGGATCCCGAAGATCTCGCGCACGCCGTAGTGCCAGTGGAGCGTCAGCACCACCGCGCGCACGACGTCGTTGATCCCCGGGCAGAGACCGCCGCAGGTGACGATGGCCGCGCGCACTTCGCGCGGTCGGAAAAAGAGCCGGC
It encodes:
- a CDS encoding ATP-dependent 6-phosphofructokinase is translated as MSEIVRPEETRIPRLGPAEVPSPMQAVAPPSAFVDDAPGILLDTDWEKVRARIEAGEEPPCLEPAGPRRRLFFRPREVRAAIVTCGGLCPGINDVVRAVVLTLHWHYGVREIFGIRYGLRGFATGDAPPLRLTPEVVRTIHHQGGSFLGSSRGTPPPERIAEVIERRSIDQLYMVGGDGTQRAALAISEAARRRGLNLAVIGIPKTIDNDIPLVDRTFGFTTAISVARHAVDAAHAEAEGAYNGVGVVRLMGREAGFIAAHAALASGEANFVLVPEVPFGLDGPDGFLAHLERRVAERRHAVVVVAEGAGQDLLAEERRRLGCDASGNPRLADIGGYLCRRIREHFRAAGLPLTLKYIDPGYTIRSAPAVAFDAIYAQQLGQNAVHAAMAGKTEMLVGRVHGRQVHVPIRLVTRLRKRIDPGGLLWRAVLQSTGQPARMGGAACSPQPASP